From a single candidate division WOR-3 bacterium genomic region:
- the purE gene encoding 5-(carboxyamino)imidazole ribonucleotide mutase — protein MKVWIFMGSKSDTETMAPAEEYLKKGSIPHEVFIHSAHREPDKIRELIARAKDEEVIAIIAGAGLAAHLPGFIASMTEIPVLGVPIPASTLGGLDSLLSIAQMPSGVPVATFGIGKSGAKNAALFASRLYNQLKIK, from the coding sequence ATGAAAGTCTGGATTTTCATGGGCAGCAAGTCCGACACCGAAACGATGGCACCGGCTGAAGAGTATTTAAAAAAAGGATCTATTCCACACGAAGTATTTATCCACTCGGCTCACCGTGAACCTGACAAGATCAGAGAATTGATCGCCAGGGCGAAAGATGAGGAGGTCATTGCGATCATTGCTGGCGCGGGGCTGGCTGCACATCTACCCGGGTTCATTGCGTCGATGACCGAAATACCGGTGCTTGGGGTACCCATTCCGGCTTCGACCCTGGGCGGGCTCGATTCTCTGCTGTCAATTGCCCAGATGCCCTCCGGAGTGCCGGTAGCGACCTTTGGCATTGGTAAATCTGGTGCCAAGAACGCGGCGTTATTCGCCAGCCGTCTGTATAATCAACTGAAGATAAAGTAG
- a CDS encoding protein-S-isoprenylcysteine O-methyltransferase — MRTLFKIGRHLFRYRAAIAAVAFVLLVIAANPRHSMAGHAAVVLGLTIRIWAAGYIGGDARRREFQAEHIIRNGPYRYLKHPLYIGNFFLVVGVLILYNPPRWMGLLYLGLFLLIYVSILLGEMDYLKGKPVREACYRLRNLRGEISTWLVLVFVYAGFLVLLVL, encoded by the coding sequence GTGAGGACTCTCTTCAAAATAGGCCGCCATTTATTCCGGTATCGCGCAGCAATCGCTGCTGTCGCCTTTGTGCTTCTTGTTATTGCTGCAAATCCTCGCCACTCGATGGCTGGCCACGCTGCGGTCGTGCTTGGTTTGACGATCAGGATCTGGGCTGCAGGTTACATAGGTGGTGATGCCCGGCGCCGAGAATTTCAAGCGGAACATATCATCAGAAATGGACCTTACAGGTATTTGAAACACCCGCTATATATCGGTAATTTCTTTCTCGTGGTCGGTGTTTTGATCCTCTACAACCCGCCGCGATGGATGGGTTTGTTGTACCTGGGTTTGTTCCTGTTAATTTACGTGAGTATTCTTCTCGGCGAGATGGATTACCTGAAAGGAAAACCAGTGCGTGAAGCTTGTTACAGGCTGCGTAACCTTAGAGGAGAAATTTCCACGTGGCTGGTGTTGGTATTTGTTTACGCTGGGTTTCTTGTGCTATTGGTATTGTAA
- a CDS encoding cyclic nucleotide-binding domain-containing protein: MKELEKVRLFKYMTPQEVSWMLVRWQTREVPEGSVITKEGTIGDEMFIIESGRVEIYLMRGDVVLLLTELQESFFFGEMSIMTDKTRSVTAKAKTDTRLLVLKKRDFMDVVNENPKVAAKFLLAMTEDLCNRILTTNKNLENYFLINQAIVDNKSFRDLYILAQKAPSSSG, translated from the coding sequence ATGAAAGAGCTGGAGAAAGTCAGGCTTTTTAAATACATGACACCCCAGGAAGTCAGCTGGATGCTGGTCAGGTGGCAAACCAGGGAAGTGCCAGAGGGCTCTGTAATAACAAAAGAAGGAACGATCGGTGACGAGATGTTCATCATTGAATCAGGGCGCGTAGAGATTTACCTTATGCGTGGTGATGTTGTCTTATTATTGACCGAGCTTCAGGAATCCTTCTTCTTCGGAGAAATGTCGATCATGACCGACAAAACGAGATCGGTCACGGCAAAGGCCAAGACCGATACGAGGCTGCTTGTATTGAAAAAGCGTGATTTTATGGATGTTGTGAACGAAAATCCGAAGGTTGCCGCCAAATTCCTGCTGGCGATGACCGAGGATTTGTGCAACAGGATACTCACAACAAACAAGAATTTAGAGAATTATTTCCTTATAAATCAGGCAATTGTCGATAACAAATCGTTCAGAGATCTTTACATACTTGCCCAGAAGGCCCCATCGTCTAGTGGTTAG
- a CDS encoding PBP1A family penicillin-binding protein — translation MKKQNKKFNKKILRLGLVSMIPLCLGLGIGAYYSVVSGLPPAESISFFAPPISTKVFDDQGNVISQFFIERRELTSLDRVPQYLKDGFISIEDKRFYSHWGVDMLRFFKSMLINVVNMHIVQGGSTITMQLARNMFLTMEQTIMRKLKEMALAIRIERAFTKDEILEMYLNQINFGQGHYGVATAAEYYFDKDISELNLTECALLVALPKGEGYSPYKRPERAIQRRDLVLKAMLDNKVISSEDYTRAVNEPLGVVEQKKERRVGEYFLEEIRRYLELKYGPEFLYRSGANIYTTMNTRMQKVAEEVLEKHLTKLEKDQRLPHPKSEFDSIGLADTITAIPYLQGAFVLLNYHTGEVKAMIGGRNFTQSQFNRATQARRQAGSAFKIFVFTAAVDNGFTPTDIVLDLPIVLEIPGMDSIYRPSNYDRTFLGPITVKNALKHSRNLVAIRLIRSIGPELVVSYAHNLGVASPLLPVVSLALGACEVNLLEMVSAAGTIADLGERVEPIMIRKITDNDGTLIEINNPLPERRISAQTSYIMTDIMKSVVNGGTGYRVREFYKGNAAGKTGTTNNYSDAWFIGYTPEYACGVWVGYDNNDRIFRGATGGFTSAPIWGDFMARIDTLQNKEFPRPSSGLSSTRICSQTGLLARPSCPEVIDQVYIEGTEPTELCDTHVFRDRFRQYEEEFEKIDESIIEGY, via the coding sequence ATGAAAAAACAGAACAAAAAATTCAATAAAAAGATCTTGCGCCTGGGGCTTGTCAGCATGATCCCGCTCTGTTTGGGGCTCGGGATCGGTGCTTATTACTCAGTAGTAAGCGGGCTCCCGCCGGCAGAATCGATTTCTTTCTTCGCACCACCCATTTCTACCAAAGTATTCGATGATCAGGGAAACGTGATAAGCCAGTTCTTCATCGAGCGACGGGAACTAACGAGTCTCGACCGCGTGCCCCAGTACCTGAAAGACGGATTCATAAGCATCGAAGATAAGAGATTCTACAGCCACTGGGGTGTGGATATGCTGAGGTTTTTCAAATCGATGTTGATCAATGTCGTGAACATGCATATCGTACAGGGCGGGAGCACAATAACCATGCAGCTCGCCCGGAACATGTTCCTGACAATGGAACAGACGATCATGCGTAAATTGAAAGAAATGGCACTGGCGATACGGATTGAACGCGCTTTTACCAAAGATGAAATACTCGAGATGTACCTCAACCAGATCAATTTCGGACAGGGGCATTATGGCGTCGCCACCGCTGCCGAATACTATTTCGACAAAGACATATCAGAACTCAACCTCACCGAATGCGCACTGCTCGTCGCCCTGCCGAAAGGAGAAGGTTATTCTCCATACAAACGGCCCGAACGTGCAATACAACGGCGTGACCTCGTCCTGAAAGCGATGCTCGATAACAAGGTCATTTCCTCCGAAGATTACACGCGTGCAGTGAATGAACCGCTCGGTGTTGTCGAACAGAAGAAGGAAAGGCGCGTGGGCGAATATTTTCTCGAGGAAATAAGACGTTATCTTGAGCTTAAATACGGACCGGAATTTCTCTATCGAAGCGGCGCAAATATCTACACGACGATGAATACGCGCATGCAAAAGGTCGCTGAAGAGGTACTGGAAAAGCATCTCACAAAACTGGAGAAAGACCAGAGATTACCCCATCCGAAATCTGAGTTCGATTCGATCGGTCTCGCCGATACGATAACCGCGATACCCTATCTTCAGGGTGCGTTCGTTCTGCTAAATTACCACACGGGCGAGGTCAAAGCGATGATCGGCGGCCGCAATTTCACCCAGAGCCAGTTCAACAGGGCAACCCAAGCGCGCCGCCAGGCAGGGAGCGCATTCAAGATATTCGTCTTCACAGCAGCCGTCGATAATGGCTTCACGCCGACCGATATAGTACTTGACCTGCCGATCGTCCTCGAGATTCCCGGCATGGACAGCATTTATCGTCCCTCTAATTACGACCGTACATTCCTGGGACCGATCACCGTGAAGAATGCCCTGAAACATTCAAGGAATCTCGTTGCGATACGACTCATCAGGAGCATCGGTCCGGAACTGGTAGTGAGTTACGCTCACAACCTCGGCGTTGCATCGCCCTTGCTTCCGGTCGTATCACTGGCCCTGGGCGCTTGCGAGGTGAATTTATTGGAAATGGTCAGTGCCGCCGGAACGATCGCCGATCTGGGTGAAAGGGTCGAACCGATAATGATCAGAAAGATAACCGACAACGACGGCACCTTGATTGAGATCAATAACCCGCTTCCGGAAAGAAGAATTTCAGCACAGACCAGCTATATAATGACCGACATCATGAAGTCCGTGGTGAATGGAGGAACTGGCTATCGGGTTCGTGAATTCTACAAAGGAAATGCTGCGGGTAAGACGGGGACGACCAATAATTACAGTGATGCCTGGTTCATCGGCTACACGCCCGAATACGCTTGCGGGGTATGGGTCGGGTATGACAATAACGACAGGATATTCCGTGGCGCCACAGGCGGTTTCACATCCGCGCCGATATGGGGCGATTTCATGGCACGCATCGATACCTTGCAGAACAAGGAATTCCCCAGGCCTTCATCCGGGCTATCCTCAACCCGCATTTGCTCACAAACCGGGCTCCTGGCAAGACCATCCTGTCCTGAGGTGATCGACCAGGTATATATTGAAGGCACTGAGCCCACCGAATTGTGCGACACCCACGTATTCAGGGATCGGTTCCGCCAGTATGAAGAGGAATTCGAAAAGATCGACGAGTCAATAATCGAAGGTTACTAG
- a CDS encoding L-threonylcarbamoyladenylate synthase: MIIKLAEAFNSLRRITQILENKGIIAIPTDTVYGLAVDGGDEAAVRKLFDTKQREERPFTLFISRGDIDKFAVPVKKKIIDFFVPGPLTIIVKKKSDISLPYITDKIGIRIPQNDFVLKLLAEYRRPLAVSSVNKSGEPPMISPYDIIEHFTEVGLVVDGGMLYSPPSTVLDLTATPPMVMRKGAVPILAIEKVYGRRVTLKASLKFNVLFVCSGNTCRSPMAEGMLKTLINPKYCEVRSAGTIAMGGLQSAHYARQVVKEYGGSIDRHRSNYLDRELIDWADLVLVMEFKHYETVLEINPDAVVRTFLLREYRRKTKYTEVPDPVGRDLVAYQQAAVKMYPTLKRLAKDIEARFRGRR; this comes from the coding sequence ATGATCATCAAACTTGCCGAGGCATTCAATTCACTCAGGCGCATAACCCAGATATTGGAGAATAAGGGGATAATAGCAATACCAACTGATACGGTTTACGGCCTTGCAGTCGACGGCGGTGATGAAGCAGCGGTCAGGAAACTCTTTGATACAAAACAACGGGAAGAAAGACCATTTACCCTATTCATAAGCAGGGGTGACATAGACAAATTCGCGGTCCCCGTGAAGAAGAAGATAATAGATTTTTTTGTTCCCGGCCCGTTGACCATTATCGTCAAGAAGAAATCCGACATTTCACTGCCGTATATCACTGATAAGATCGGCATTCGAATTCCTCAAAATGATTTCGTGCTGAAGTTACTCGCAGAGTACCGCAGACCTCTTGCCGTAAGCAGCGTCAACAAGAGCGGCGAGCCGCCAATGATATCACCTTATGACATTATTGAACATTTCACGGAAGTGGGACTTGTCGTCGATGGCGGTATGCTGTACTCACCGCCTTCAACGGTGCTTGATCTTACGGCGACGCCGCCGATGGTAATGCGTAAGGGCGCGGTTCCGATACTGGCGATCGAAAAGGTCTACGGGCGTAGAGTGACGCTGAAGGCTTCACTGAAATTCAATGTGCTGTTTGTGTGTAGTGGGAATACTTGCCGCAGTCCGATGGCCGAGGGCATGTTGAAGACGTTGATCAACCCTAAGTACTGTGAAGTAAGGTCGGCCGGGACGATTGCGATGGGTGGTTTGCAGTCTGCACATTATGCGAGGCAAGTGGTCAAGGAATACGGCGGTTCGATCGACCGCCACCGGAGCAACTACCTTGACCGGGAACTGATTGACTGGGCCGATCTAGTACTGGTGATGGAATTCAAACATTATGAAACGGTGCTGGAAATCAACCCTGATGCGGTGGTAAGGACCTTTCTCCTTCGGGAGTACCGACGCAAGACAAAATATACCGAAGTACCTGACCCGGTTGGCCGTGACCTTGTTGCATATCAGCAGGCGGCGGTGAAGATGTATCCAACATTAAAACGTTTGGCCAAAGATATCGAAGCAAGATTTCGGGGGAGAAGGTAA
- the purD gene encoding phosphoribosylamine--glycine ligase, translating to MRILIVGGGGREHALAWKLSKAKRVRKIYAAPGNPGIAQVGTCVDILASDIPGLLHFAQEKKIDFTIIGPELPLAMGIVDEFENAGLKVFGPNKNASRIEADKSFAREFMGKFGIPAPKFQIYETASEALKYIKTINKFPVVVKAAGLASGKGVFAANNKREYEKIVDQLLVQHKLGEAANRIVVEEFLTGQEASVFVLTDGLSVSYLPSSQDHKKLYDRNRGPNTGGMGAYAPYPVNKRISNIIENVIIQPTVLSMRDQGLDYKGVLYAGLIITSTGPKVLEFNCRFGDPETQVILPLVESDLLGSMVAVTERKLSDEPIKAKNLWSLCVVLASAGYPNDYRVGEEIEFKQKLDSRTLVFHAGTKIDESKLVTASGRVLNVVTVSDNLKVAKQRAYEEIKKIHFKGMYYRKDIGNTGMKKMKRRRRK from the coding sequence ATGAGAATTTTGATCGTTGGTGGTGGCGGACGCGAACACGCTCTTGCCTGGAAACTCAGCAAGGCAAAAAGAGTCAGGAAGATATACGCCGCGCCAGGTAACCCGGGTATTGCCCAGGTAGGGACCTGTGTCGATATCTTAGCATCGGACATTCCGGGCCTTCTACATTTTGCCCAGGAGAAAAAGATAGATTTCACGATCATCGGGCCCGAATTACCTCTGGCAATGGGTATTGTTGATGAATTCGAAAACGCCGGGCTTAAAGTGTTCGGGCCGAATAAGAACGCCAGCCGTATCGAAGCCGATAAATCATTTGCCCGGGAATTCATGGGTAAGTTTGGCATCCCGGCACCGAAGTTTCAAATATATGAAACGGCATCTGAGGCATTGAAATATATAAAGACGATAAACAAATTTCCGGTTGTGGTAAAGGCCGCTGGCCTAGCTTCTGGCAAGGGTGTCTTCGCAGCCAACAATAAGCGTGAATACGAGAAAATTGTCGATCAACTTCTGGTGCAACATAAACTTGGCGAGGCAGCAAATCGTATCGTGGTTGAAGAATTCCTGACCGGGCAGGAAGCATCCGTGTTTGTGCTAACCGATGGCCTTTCGGTCAGCTATCTTCCCTCGTCGCAGGATCATAAGAAGTTGTATGACCGGAACCGTGGACCAAATACCGGCGGCATGGGAGCATACGCCCCGTATCCGGTGAATAAACGTATTTCGAACATCATCGAGAATGTAATTATCCAGCCTACGGTTCTGTCGATGCGGGACCAGGGGCTTGATTATAAAGGTGTGCTTTATGCAGGGTTGATAATAACATCAACCGGCCCCAAGGTATTAGAATTCAACTGTCGGTTCGGAGATCCAGAAACACAGGTGATTCTTCCTCTTGTGGAAAGCGATCTGCTCGGTTCTATGGTCGCAGTGACTGAACGTAAGCTTTCTGACGAGCCGATAAAAGCAAAGAATCTATGGTCACTGTGTGTAGTTTTGGCATCAGCCGGATATCCAAATGATTACCGGGTTGGTGAAGAAATTGAATTCAAGCAGAAACTTGATTCCCGCACGCTGGTATTTCATGCTGGTACCAAAATAGATGAATCGAAATTAGTCACCGCGTCGGGAAGAGTACTGAATGTCGTTACGGTAAGTGATAATCTGAAAGTCGCCAAGCAACGCGCCTACGAGGAGATCAAGAAAATACATTTCAAGGGTATGTACTATCGTAAGGATATTGGCAACACTGGCATGAAGAAGATGAAGCGGAGGAGGCGAAAATGA
- a CDS encoding geranylgeranylglyceryl/heptaprenylglyceryl phosphate synthase, producing MNNRSIYDQLNSVKPGVLGLLDPDRISTEDVGTVTKFVCDNGVKGILIGSSLLVTPHFDKFVHAVSSNANCPVILFPGGSHQVCSSADAIFFLSLLSGRNSEFLIGEQVKAVFLIRDCGLEVIPVGYILVESGNFTAVEYISNTKPIPRAKPEIAVAHALAGQYFGMKYIYLEAGSGAQNPVPHTMVEKVRHNVDIPLIVGGGLREYDEVRKALDAGADFVVLGSIIERSETKFKDIMRRLR from the coding sequence ATGAATAATCGGTCGATCTATGACCAACTGAATAGTGTAAAACCGGGTGTTTTGGGCCTCCTGGACCCGGACCGTATATCGACAGAGGATGTCGGCACCGTGACGAAATTTGTGTGTGATAACGGTGTCAAAGGAATTCTAATTGGTTCGTCTCTCTTGGTGACCCCGCATTTTGACAAATTTGTTCACGCAGTAAGCAGTAATGCAAATTGTCCGGTGATATTGTTCCCGGGTGGTTCACATCAGGTCTGCTCAAGCGCTGATGCGATTTTCTTCTTGTCCTTATTGAGCGGCCGGAACTCGGAATTTCTCATCGGCGAGCAGGTTAAGGCGGTATTTCTTATAAGAGACTGCGGCCTGGAAGTAATCCCGGTTGGCTACATACTGGTCGAGTCCGGAAATTTCACGGCGGTTGAGTACATATCAAATACGAAGCCGATACCGCGAGCCAAGCCTGAAATCGCGGTTGCCCACGCACTGGCTGGACAGTATTTCGGTATGAAATACATCTATCTCGAAGCGGGCAGTGGCGCTCAGAATCCAGTGCCCCATACCATGGTCGAGAAGGTCAGACATAATGTCGATATTCCTTTGATCGTCGGTGGGGGGCTTAGAGAGTATGATGAAGTCAGGAAGGCATTGGACGCTGGCGCGGATTTCGTAGTATTGGGCAGCATCATTGAGCGATCCGAAACCAAATTCAAAGACATAATGAGGAGATTGCGATGA
- the thyX gene encoding FAD-dependent thymidylate synthase has product MRVILAGYNIDLDALKEYRKGNIVLTPESISAAYARISRSPKSIDELRENARHEVARARASNQKIIFEMGHHSVAEHAVFNFDILDISRKAVEEFEKFRLCSYTEKSQRYVTLEGDYVVPEEMQNKNLRVEFKDMIRLQNELYKLLFEKIKNYNFTRLPRLDKNFQDRRLLENLAKEDARYILSLATQTQVGATVNARNLELMIRRFASHHLAEIRELGRKLFGSVKKISPSIILFYEANDYDQKTYEELLDHTAGINSTGKLRREHEVQLVDHTNDGDNKILATLLFSVSGGNYLACLRTVRTMSRRKKLDLFKKACGRVELYDVLLREFEYADLSYSLIVSAGCFGQLKRHRVASIVWSDYDPNLGVTVPQSVKAVREENGFLQVVDMTERFYDKLEKKLPRIGSYILTNAHRRRVLMKVNLRELYHISRLREDPTAQWDIRSIAHQMSVLAKKAFPITTMLLGGKSDYPEIYRRLYGQYPRVKEVPAP; this is encoded by the coding sequence ATGCGGGTTATCCTGGCGGGCTACAATATCGACCTCGACGCCTTGAAAGAATACAGAAAAGGAAATATCGTGTTGACCCCCGAATCCATATCCGCTGCCTACGCGCGGATCAGCCGCAGTCCTAAATCTATCGATGAACTCAGAGAAAATGCGAGGCATGAGGTCGCCAGGGCAAGGGCATCGAATCAGAAGATCATTTTTGAAATGGGGCATCATTCAGTGGCCGAGCACGCAGTTTTTAATTTCGATATCCTTGATATTTCCCGTAAAGCTGTCGAGGAATTCGAGAAGTTCCGCCTGTGTTCGTATACAGAGAAATCACAACGCTACGTGACCCTGGAAGGTGATTATGTAGTGCCGGAAGAGATGCAGAACAAGAATTTGCGCGTGGAATTCAAAGATATGATCCGCCTGCAGAATGAGCTCTATAAATTGCTGTTTGAAAAAATAAAGAACTACAACTTCACCAGACTGCCGAGACTGGACAAAAATTTTCAGGACCGACGTCTCCTGGAAAATTTGGCGAAGGAGGACGCGCGCTATATACTATCCCTTGCGACCCAGACTCAGGTTGGCGCGACCGTGAACGCGCGTAATCTGGAATTGATGATACGGCGATTCGCTTCACATCATCTGGCCGAGATACGGGAACTGGGCAGGAAACTCTTTGGCAGTGTAAAAAAGATCTCACCTTCGATCATTCTCTTTTACGAGGCAAATGATTACGACCAGAAAACCTACGAAGAATTGCTGGACCATACGGCTGGTATCAATAGCACCGGCAAATTGAGACGAGAGCATGAGGTGCAGCTTGTCGACCATACGAATGATGGTGATAACAAAATACTGGCCACGTTGCTCTTCAGTGTGTCGGGCGGGAATTATCTTGCTTGCTTGAGGACGGTGAGGACAATGTCCAGAAGAAAGAAATTGGATCTCTTCAAAAAGGCATGCGGTCGGGTTGAGCTATATGATGTTTTGCTCAGAGAATTCGAATATGCTGATCTTTCTTACTCGCTGATCGTGTCTGCAGGATGTTTTGGACAACTGAAGCGCCACCGTGTGGCTTCAATTGTCTGGAGTGATTATGATCCGAATCTTGGCGTAACCGTGCCGCAGTCGGTTAAGGCAGTCAGAGAGGAGAACGGGTTTCTCCAGGTGGTAGACATGACCGAGCGTTTTTACGATAAACTCGAAAAAAAACTTCCCCGTATCGGCAGTTATATCCTGACCAACGCGCACCGCAGGCGGGTGCTCATGAAAGTGAATCTGCGGGAGTTGTATCACATTTCTCGACTCCGGGAAGATCCGACTGCGCAGTGGGATATCCGTAGCATAGCCCATCAGATGTCGGTTCTGGCCAAGAAGGCATTTCCCATAACGACAATGCTGCTCGGCGGCAAATCTGATTATCCAGAGATCTACCGGCGTTTGTATGGACAGTACCCGCGGGTGAAGGAAGTTCCTGCTCCTTAA